One Carassius auratus strain Wakin chromosome 4, ASM336829v1, whole genome shotgun sequence DNA segment encodes these proteins:
- the LOC113066928 gene encoding gastrula zinc finger protein XlCGF8.2DB-like — translation MEFVKEEREENTSEPETCRIKEEEPEPWKIKEEEPEAWRIEYEEQETWRMKQEEQGGLMKVKEERQDLNEVEEKHPCQNDHDVNEEKSASCSIQITEVKKPFSCSHCKKAYRHKKGPGKRKRNPNVEKPFSCCQCGQTFICNKNLKNHMLIHTGIKPFTCSHCGKRFTRKSQLKDHLLNHSSVKPFSCYQCGNSFTRKTNLKTHMLIHTGLKPFSCPQCGKSFIQKTHLKDHLISHSSEKPFSCSQCGNTFIRKADLKKHMFIHTGLKPFSCPQCGKSFIERARLNKHIRTQVCGKGNSCFQ, via the exons atggagtttGTTAAAGAAGAGCGTGAGGAAAAcacgagtgaaccagaaacctgcagaataaaagaagaggaaccagaaccctggaaaataaaagaagaggaGCCAGAAGCCTGGAGAATAGAATACGAGGAACAGGAAACCTGGAGAATGAAACAggaggaacaaggag GCCTGATGAAAGTGAAGGAAGAAAGACAAGATCTGAATGAGGTGGAGGAGAAACATCCGTGTCAGAATGATCATGATGTCAATGAAGAAAAATCAGCGAGTTGCAGCATTCAGATAACAGAAGTcaaaaagcctttcagctgctctcactgTAAAAAAGCTTACAGACACAAAAAAGGCCCTGGGAAACGCAAGAGAAATCCTAATGTGGAAAAGCCTTTCAGCTGTTGTCAGTGTGGACAGACTTTCATATGCAACAAAAACCTTAAgaatcacatgttaattcatactgggaTAAAGCCTTTTACCTGCTCTCACTGTGGAAAGAGGTTTACCAGGAAAAGTCAACTTAAGGATCATTTGCTTAATCACTCTTCagtaaagcctttcagctgctatCAGTGTGGAAACTCTTTCACTCGTAAAACAAACCTTAAAactcacatgttaattcatactgggTTAAAGCCTTTTagctgccctcagtgtggaaagagttttatacAGAAAACACACCTTAAGGATCATTTAATAAGTCATTCTTCagaaaagcctttcagctgctctcagtgtggaaacactttcatACGTAAAGCAGACCTTAAGAAGCACATGTTTATTCATACTGGGTTAAAGCCTTTTagctgccctcagtgtggaaagagttttatagAGAGAGCACGACTTAATAAACACATAAGAACTCAGGTGTGTGGAAAAGGGAATAGCTGTTTTCAGTGA